Proteins from a single region of Pangasianodon hypophthalmus isolate fPanHyp1 chromosome 7, fPanHyp1.pri, whole genome shotgun sequence:
- the mcts1 gene encoding malignant T-cell-amplified sequence 1, which yields MFKKFDEKENVSNCIQLKTSVIKGIKNQLVEQFPDIDPWLNQIMPKKDPVKIVRCHEHIEILTVNGELLFFRQREGPFYPTLRLLHKYPFILPHQQVDKGAIKFVLSGANIMCPGLTSPGAKLYPADVDTVVAIMAEGKQHALSVGVMKMSAENIEKVNKGIGIENVHYLNDGLWHMKTYK from the exons atgtttaaaaa GTTTGATGAAAAGGAAAATGTCTCAAACTGTATTCAGCTAAAGACGTCTGTAATCAAAGGCATTAAGAATCAGCTTGTTGAGCAGTTTCCTGACATTGACCCATGGCTCAATCAGATCATGCCCAAAAAGGATCCAGTCAAAATTGTCAGATG TCATGAGCACATTGAAATTCTGACAGTAAACGGTGAACTGCTCTTCTTCAGGCAGAGAGAAGGACCTTTTTACCCAACCCTGCGACTCCTTCACAAAT ATCCTTTCATTCTTCCACACCAACAAGTTGATAAAGGAGCTATCAAGTTTGTTCTCAGTGGAGCAAATATCATGTGCCCCGGGCTGACGTCACCTGGAGCCAAACTCTACCCTGCTGATGTGGACACAGTAGTT GCGATAATGGCAGAAGGCAAGCAGCATGCGCTCTCCGTGGGTGTGATGAAGATGTCTGCAGAGAACAT AGAGAAGGTCAACAAGGGGATTGGGATCGAGAACGTTCATTATCTCAATGACGGACTGTGGCACATGAAGACATATAAGTAA